A single Polynucleobacter acidiphobus DNA region contains:
- the thiL gene encoding thiamine-phosphate kinase, with the protein MTKLFLQSPPSDTHKLGEFELIRDIFKTRALQMMKAKPQHAPLLGIGDDGAVIACHPNEELVITTDMLVADRHFFADADPYLVGKKSLAVNLSDLAAMGAKPTGFTLALALPKQKQAWLHGFANGLFDLADLFDCHLIGGDTCQGPLTISITAFGVVPCGQAIKRSGARVGDSIWVSGELGDARLALGCIRKEWPLNLDAEELNRINQRLHSPLPRVALGIALRGIATAALDVSDGLLGDLRHILEGSHVGAQLNLDALPRSTVLRRQDPAIQYQCAASGGDDYELCFTANPNQHANIASLSKELGLPLTCIGQITEAQDESVLILEDGKGIPLSPEKSQALLRSFDHFRD; encoded by the coding sequence ATGACAAAGCTATTCCTTCAGAGCCCGCCATCCGATACCCACAAACTCGGGGAATTTGAGTTAATTCGCGATATTTTCAAGACGCGCGCTCTGCAAATGATGAAGGCTAAACCCCAACACGCACCACTTCTTGGCATTGGTGATGATGGGGCGGTGATTGCTTGTCATCCAAACGAGGAACTGGTGATCACAACCGATATGTTGGTGGCCGATCGCCACTTCTTTGCGGATGCCGACCCTTACCTCGTCGGGAAAAAATCCCTGGCAGTGAACTTATCGGATCTCGCCGCAATGGGTGCTAAGCCCACTGGATTTACTCTGGCGCTCGCCTTACCAAAACAAAAGCAAGCATGGCTGCATGGATTTGCAAATGGTCTTTTTGATTTGGCCGATCTCTTTGATTGCCACCTGATTGGCGGCGATACCTGTCAAGGGCCATTAACGATCAGCATCACAGCCTTTGGTGTGGTTCCATGCGGACAAGCAATTAAGCGATCGGGCGCTCGGGTGGGTGACTCCATTTGGGTCTCTGGCGAACTGGGCGACGCTCGTTTAGCCCTGGGATGTATTCGTAAAGAATGGCCTTTAAATCTGGATGCCGAAGAACTCAATCGGATCAATCAACGACTTCATTCGCCCTTGCCCCGAGTTGCGCTCGGGATCGCTCTACGTGGGATCGCAACTGCAGCCTTAGATGTATCGGATGGATTGTTGGGTGATTTACGCCATATTTTGGAGGGCTCCCATGTGGGCGCGCAACTTAACTTAGATGCCCTGCCCCGCTCAACAGTGTTGCGGCGACAAGATCCGGCAATTCAGTATCAATGCGCTGCCTCTGGCGGCGATGACTATGAGCTGTGCTTTACTGCAAACCCAAATCAACATGCCAATATTGCGAGCCTCTCGAAAGAACTCGGGCTTCCTCTGACTTGCATTGGTCAAATTACTGAAGCCCAAGATGAAAGCGTATTGATACTCGAGGATGGTAAGGGCATACCACTAAGCCCCGAAAAATCCCAAGCGCTGCTGAGATCTTTTGATCACTTTCGAGATTAG
- a CDS encoding NADP-dependent malic enzyme, with translation MSQSGNKPNQNKEEQIKALREAALKYHEFPVPGKISIAPTKQLTNQRDLSLAYTPGVAAACEEIKRDPATAFRYTARGNLVGVVTNGTAVLGLGDIGALASKPVMEGKAVLFKKFAGIDVFDIEVNESDPEKLVEVIAALEPTFGGINLEDIKAPDCFLVERKLRERMKIPVFHDDQHGTAIVVAAAILNGLKVVGKDITKVKLVTSGAGAAALACLELLVHLGLPKSNIWVTDIVGVVYEGRTELMDPQKTPFAQKTDKRTLGDVIEGADVFLGLSAGGVLKSEMVAKMADKPLVFALANPTPEILPEEVKLVRPDAVMATGRTDYPNQVNNVLCFPFIFRGALDVGATTITTEMEIAAVKAIAELAQAEQSDVVAAVYSSENLAFGPDYLIPKPFDPRLITVIAPAVAKAAMDCGVASRPIKDFAVYKDQLQQFVYHSGTVMKPLFGIAKKIPMEQKRIVFCEGEDERVMRAVQIMLDESLVNPILIGRPSVIEHRIEKFGLRMKSGVDIEIVNPESDARYRDFWQTYLQLTERKGVTESFAKLEMRRRNTLIGSILLKKGQADGMICGTISNTGIHLKYIDEVIGHEPGATVYGAMSGLILPNRQVFLVDTHVNIDPSAPELAEITLLAASEMRKLGMTPKVALLSHSNFGSSDAPSAAKMREVLAILQKAAPELEVDGEMHGDCALDPEIRAGAITNSSLRGEANLLVLPNIDAANISYNLLKTAAGNGVAIGPLLLGVAKPIHILTPAATVRRIVNVSTLAVVEAASQSKGLF, from the coding sequence ATGAGTCAATCTGGCAATAAACCCAATCAAAATAAGGAAGAGCAAATTAAGGCTTTACGTGAAGCTGCTCTTAAGTACCATGAGTTTCCGGTACCCGGCAAAATATCGATTGCCCCCACCAAGCAATTAACCAATCAACGTGACCTTTCCTTAGCGTATACGCCAGGAGTAGCAGCTGCTTGTGAAGAAATTAAACGAGACCCTGCCACTGCATTTCGGTATACCGCTCGAGGTAATTTAGTTGGGGTGGTCACTAATGGTACGGCCGTATTGGGTTTAGGTGACATTGGCGCACTCGCCAGTAAGCCGGTCATGGAGGGTAAAGCAGTACTCTTTAAAAAGTTTGCTGGGATTGATGTGTTTGACATTGAAGTCAACGAAAGCGATCCCGAGAAATTGGTTGAGGTGATTGCCGCCCTGGAACCAACCTTTGGCGGAATTAACCTCGAGGACATAAAGGCTCCCGATTGCTTCTTGGTTGAGCGCAAACTTCGTGAGCGCATGAAGATCCCAGTCTTTCATGATGATCAACATGGCACAGCAATTGTGGTGGCAGCGGCGATTCTCAATGGACTAAAAGTCGTTGGTAAAGATATTACGAAGGTCAAGTTAGTGACCTCTGGTGCCGGTGCGGCTGCACTGGCCTGTCTGGAGTTATTAGTTCATCTTGGATTGCCTAAGAGCAATATTTGGGTCACCGATATTGTCGGTGTGGTTTATGAGGGTCGCACTGAGCTCATGGACCCACAGAAAACACCATTTGCGCAAAAGACTGACAAGCGTACCCTAGGCGATGTGATTGAGGGGGCTGATGTATTTTTGGGCTTATCGGCTGGCGGCGTCTTGAAGTCGGAGATGGTTGCCAAAATGGCAGATAAGCCGCTTGTGTTTGCCTTGGCAAATCCAACCCCTGAGATCTTGCCTGAGGAGGTCAAACTGGTTCGCCCCGATGCCGTCATGGCTACCGGGCGCACTGATTACCCCAATCAAGTCAACAACGTCCTGTGTTTTCCATTTATCTTCCGTGGCGCTTTGGATGTGGGGGCAACCACCATTACCACCGAGATGGAAATCGCGGCGGTGAAGGCAATTGCTGAGTTAGCTCAAGCAGAACAAAGTGATGTGGTAGCAGCCGTTTATAGCTCCGAGAATCTGGCTTTTGGTCCAGATTATTTAATCCCGAAACCCTTTGATCCGCGCCTAATTACTGTAATTGCACCAGCCGTTGCAAAGGCCGCCATGGACTGCGGGGTTGCAAGCCGCCCAATTAAAGATTTTGCTGTCTACAAGGATCAATTGCAGCAGTTTGTGTATCACTCGGGAACGGTCATGAAGCCCTTGTTTGGGATTGCTAAGAAGATCCCAATGGAGCAAAAGCGCATCGTCTTTTGTGAGGGCGAGGATGAGCGTGTGATGCGTGCCGTGCAAATCATGCTCGATGAAAGTTTGGTCAACCCCATTCTGATTGGTCGCCCATCGGTGATTGAGCATCGCATTGAGAAGTTCGGGTTGCGCATGAAATCAGGAGTCGATATTGAGATCGTCAATCCAGAAAGTGATGCGCGCTATCGTGATTTCTGGCAAACCTATTTGCAGCTAACCGAGCGCAAGGGAGTGACCGAGTCCTTCGCGAAGCTCGAGATGCGTCGCCGCAATACCTTAATTGGCTCCATCCTCCTCAAAAAAGGACAGGCAGATGGCATGATCTGCGGCACGATCAGTAACACCGGTATTCATTTGAAATACATTGATGAGGTGATTGGTCACGAACCTGGTGCGACAGTCTACGGAGCAATGTCGGGATTGATATTGCCTAACCGCCAAGTTTTTTTGGTGGATACCCACGTTAATATCGACCCAAGTGCTCCTGAGTTAGCTGAAATCACACTCTTAGCCGCTAGCGAGATGCGTAAGTTGGGTATGACCCCGAAAGTTGCCTTGCTTTCGCATTCGAACTTTGGTTCCAGTGACGCCCCATCGGCTGCAAAAATGCGCGAGGTACTAGCGATTTTGCAAAAGGCCGCTCCTGAGCTTGAGGTTGATGGTGAAATGCATGGCGATTGCGCCTTAGATCCCGAAATCCGTGCAGGCGCCATTACGAACTCAAGCTTGCGTGGCGAGGCTAATTTATTGGTCTTGCCCAATATTGATGCCGCCAATATTTCTTATAACCTATTGAAAACTGCCGCGGGTAATGGCGTAGCCATCGGACCGCTTTTGCTCGGGGTTGCAAAACCTATCCATATTTTGACTCCGGCGGCCACGGTGCGCCGAATTGTCAATGTGAGCACGCTAGCGGTTGTAGAGGCCGCCAGCCAATCCAAGGGCTTATTTTAA
- a CDS encoding barstar family protein encodes MNILPENITSASVEDHSRAENWDRNDQADREISAASIYAQGGLSRLQTYAANQDLGKKVTASWRAALAMRDAGPPAMLRSVRPNIVQSIRAFRTSDLAEAATELGQHFVYASCTNANTKGEVLEAIANAYMFTKQQAKNFDPLLDALTTLVDKAGPQPGFVVVLEGLPCTQKFDKEARETLLDVFRDAVEFWSERRVPYRVFYSFA; translated from the coding sequence ATGAATATTCTTCCTGAAAACATTACTTCAGCAAGCGTCGAAGATCACAGCCGCGCAGAAAATTGGGACAGAAATGATCAAGCCGATCGCGAGATCTCGGCGGCGAGCATTTATGCGCAAGGCGGGCTGTCGCGTCTTCAGACCTATGCTGCCAATCAAGACCTAGGAAAAAAAGTGACAGCTTCTTGGCGTGCCGCTTTGGCGATGAGAGATGCTGGTCCCCCAGCAATGTTGCGCAGTGTGCGCCCCAATATCGTGCAATCGATTCGTGCATTTAGAACCAGTGATTTGGCCGAGGCTGCAACGGAGTTAGGCCAGCACTTTGTTTATGCAAGTTGCACCAATGCCAACACCAAGGGCGAGGTACTCGAAGCAATTGCGAACGCCTATATGTTCACCAAACAGCAGGCGAAAAACTTTGATCCGCTGTTAGATGCGCTGACAACCTTGGTTGACAAAGCAGGTCCTCAGCCAGGTTTTGTGGTGGTCCTCGAAGGCTTACCTTGCACCCAAAAGTTTGACAAAGAAGCGAGAGAGACTCTATTGGATGTGTTCCGCGATGCGGTTGAGTTTTGGTCCGAGCGCCGCGTCCCGTATCGGGTCTTTTACTCGTTCGCCTAA